A region of Triplophysa dalaica isolate WHDGS20190420 chromosome 18, ASM1584641v1, whole genome shotgun sequence DNA encodes the following proteins:
- the myo1f gene encoding unconventional myosin-If: MASKYHWQSQNVKQSGVDDMVLLSKITEDAIVENLKKRYMDDYIFTYIGAVLISVNPFKQMPYFTEHEIELYQGAAQYENPPHIYALTDNMYRNMMIDSENQCVIISGESGAGKTVAAKYIMGYISKVSGGGAKVQHVKDIILQSNPLLEAFGNAKTVRNNNSSRFGKYFEIQFSRGGEPDGGKIYNFLLEKSRVVSQNENERNFHIFYQLMEGGTPQQKEQLGIMTPDYYYYLNQSGTYKVDGTNDSKDFQETMEAIQVIGIPPAFQSQVLQIVAGILHLGNICFVEAGNYGQVESTDLLAFPAYLLGIDQRGLQEKLTSRKMDSKWGGKSESIDVTLNREQACYTRDALSKALYTRLFDYLVEAINKAIQKPVEELSVGVLDIYGFEIFQKNGFEQFCINFVNEKLQQIFIELTLKAEQEEYVQEGIKWKPIEYFNNKIVCDLIENKLNPPGIMSVLDDVCATMHAKGEGADMTLLQKLQAAVGTHEHFNNWNSGFVIHHYAGKVSYDINGFCERNRDVLFTDLIELMQSSEYDFIRSLFPENLNTDKKSRPTTASSKIKRQANELVSTLMKCTPHYIRCIKPNETKRPKDWEESRAKHQVEYLGLRENIRVRRAGFAYRRIFPKFLQRYAILTAETWPHWRGSEQQGVLHLLQSVNMDADQYQMGRCKVFIKNPESLFLLEEMRERKFDTFARTIQKAWRKYIARKKYEQMREEASDILYNFKERRSNSINRNFVGDYLGMEEKPELRQFLTKRERVDFADSVNKFDRRFKTIKRDLILTPKSIYLIGREKVKKGPEKGQIKEVLKRKLDIGSIRSVSLSTRQDDFFILHDTEYDSLLESTFKTEFLSLLCKRYEEQTKSKLSLSFSDRLEFHVKKEGWGGGGTRVVVFQRGQTDAVQIKPGGKTLSVSVGDGLPKTSKPTRKNMQQGHGGKPRKQHRGGHQNGAAQFPRAAPQQQRDTTYSLPMRQNPPPSEALAKLGSQKNRKGSRPAQNQSANLDFLNVPDQGMSGMQRKRSISQRPPPAPSSRSRPQPRPQGPRCKALYQYVGQDVDEISFDANEIIDLVKEDPSGWWRGRIHGREGLFPGNYVEKI, translated from the exons ATG gCCAGTAAGTACCACTGGCAGAGTCAAAATGTCAAACAGAGCGGTGTGGATGACATGGTGCTTCTGTCCAAAATCACAGAAGATGCCATCGTGGAAAATCTCAAAAAGAGATACATGGACGACTACATCTTT ACGTACATAGGGGCTGTATTGATCTCAGTGAATCCATTTAAACAGATGCCATACTTCACAGAGCATGAAATTGAACTCTACCAGGGAGCT GCCCAGTATGAAAACCCACCGCATATATATGCTCTGACTGATAACATGTACAGGAACATGATGATAGACAGTGAAAATCAGTGTGTCATTATCAG TGGAGAAAGTGGGGCAGGAAAGACAGTTGCTGCAAAGTACATCATGGGCTACATATCTAAAGTGTCAGGGGGAGGAGCCAAGGTTCAG CATGTGAAGGACATTATCCTGCAATCGAATCCTCTACTGGAAGCATTTGGCAATGCAAAGACAGTCCGCAACAACAATTCGAGCCGCTTC GGTAAATACTTTGAGATTCAGTTCAGTAGAGGAGGAGAACCAGATGGAGGGAAGATTTACAACTTTCTCCTGGAAAAATCGAGAGTCGTGAGTCAGAATGAGAATGAGAGGAACTTTCACATCTTCTATCAG CTTATGGAGGGAGGCACACCACAGCAGAAAGAACAGTTAGGAATTATGACCCCAGATTACTATTACTATCTGAACCAGTCTGGCACCTACAAAGTGGATGGAACCAATGACAGCAAGGACTTCCAGGAAACTATG GAAGCAATCCAAGTGATTGGCATCCCACCGGCGTTTCAGAGTCAGGTGCTGCAGATAGTAGCTGGCATCTTACACCTGGGTAACATCTGCTTTGTGGAAGCTGGAAACTACGGTCAAGTGGAGAGCACAGACT TGTTAGCATTTCCAGCGTACCTTCTGGGCATTGATCAGAGAGGTCTTCAGGAGAAACTCACCAGCCGGAAAATGGACTCCAAATGGGGTGGCAAGTCAGAATCCATCGATGTGACTCTAAACAGGGAACAAGCGTGCTACACGCGTGACGCTCTTTCCAAAGCTCTGTACACGCGTCTGTTTGACTACCTGGTTGAG GCAATTAACAAAGCCATTCAGAAACCTGTGGAAGAGCTCAGCGTTGGAGTTCTGGATATTTATGGATTTGAGATTTTTCAG AAAAATGGTTTTGAGCAGTTTTGTATCAATTTTGTGAATGAGAAGTTGCAGCAGATCTTTATTGAGTTAACACTGAAAGCTGAACAG GAAGAGTATGTACAAGAAGGCATCAAATGGAAACCCATTGaatattttaacaacaaaattGTGTGTGacttaatagaaaataaactg AATCCCCCGGGCATCATGAGTGTGCTGGATGATGTGTGTGCCACCATGCATGCTAAAGGAGAAGGGGCTGATATGACTTTACTTCAGAAGCTTCAGGCTGCTGTGGGGACACACGAACACTTCAACAACTGGAACTCTGGTTTCGTCATTCATCACTACGCCGGCAAG GTGTCGTATGATATCAACGGTTTCTGTGAAAGAAACAGagatgtgcttttcactgatcTCATTGAACTGATGCAAAGCAGCGAATA TGACTTCATCCGAAGCCTCTTCCCAGAAAACCTCAACACGGATAAGAAGAGCAGACCAACCACAGCAAGCTCAAAGATCAAA AGACAAGCCAATGAACTGGTCAGCACACTGATGAAGTGCACGCCACATTACATCCGCTGTATTAAACCCAATGAGACCAAGAGACCAAAAGACTGGGAGGAGAGCAG AGCTAAACATCAGGTGGAGTATCTCGGTTTACGGGAAAATATCAGGGTGCGACGTGCTGGTTTTGCCTATCGCAGAATCTTCCCGAAGTTTTTACAAAG GTACGCCATCCTAACTGCAGAGACTTGGCCGCATTGGCGAGGTTCAGAACAGCAGGGTGTTTTGCACCTCTTGCAATCTGTAAACATGGATGCCGACCAGTATCAAATGGGCCGCTGTAAAGTCTTCATCAAGAACCCAGAGTCG CTATTTTTGCTGGAAGAGATGCGAGAAAGGAAGTTCGACACTTTTGCCAGAACCATCCAGAAGGCATGGAGAAAATACATTGCCAGGAAGAAATATGAACAAATGAGGGAGGAGG CatctgatatactgtataacttTAAAGAGCGCCGCAGTAATAGTATAAACAGAAACTTTGTTGGAGATTACCTGGGCATGGAGGAGAAGCCTGAACTTCGACAGTTCTTGACCAAGAGGGAGCGGGTTGACTTTGCAGACTCTGTTAACAAGTTCGATCGCAGATTCAAG ACAATAAAAAGGGATCTAATATTGACGCCAAAGTCCATCTATCTAATTGGTCGTGAGAAGGTAAAGAAAGGACCGGAGAAGGGTCAGATAAAGGAAGTCCTGAAGAGAAAGCTGGACATCGGCAGTATCCGTTCGGTTTCTTTGAG cacaagacaagatgacttcttcattcttcatgacACTGAGTATGACAGTCTTCTGGAGTCCACGTTTAAGACAGAGTTTCTCAGCTTGCTGTGCAAGCGCTACGAGGAACAAACCAAAAGCAAACTTTCACTGTCCTTCAGCGACAG GCTGGAATTCCATGTGAAGAAAGAAGGCTGGGGAGGAGGCGGCACCCGTGTGGTGGTTTTCCAGAGGGGGCAGACGGATGCAGTTCAGATCAAACCTGGAGGAAAGACGCTTTCTGTGTCCGTAGGAGATGGACTTCCAAAGACATCCA AGCCAACCAGGAAGAATATGCAACAGGGTCATGGAGGAAAACCCCGAAAACAACACAGAG GTGGCCATCAAAATGGAGCTGCACAGTTTCCCCGGGCTGCTCCTCAACAACAGCGGGATACCACATACTCCCTCCCCATGAGGCAGAACCCTCCACCCAGCGAAGCTCTTGCCAAACTAGGATCACAGAAGAATCGGAAAGGCTCCAGGCCGGCGCAGAATCAGTCCGCAAACCTTGATTTCCTCAATGTACCTGATCAGGGCATGTCAGG AATGCAGAGAAAAAGGAGCATCAGTCAGCGGCCACCCCCGGCCCCCTCAAGCCGATCCAGACCCCAACCCCGACCGCAAGGCCCACGCTGCAAAGCGCTCTATCAATATGTGGGCCAGGATGTGGATGAAATCAGTTTTGATGCTAATGAGATCATCGATCTAGTCAAAGAAG ATCCATCAGGCTGGTGGCGAGGGCGGATTCATGGCAGGGAAGGTCTCTTTCCTGGGAACTATGTTGAGAAGATCTGA